AAGGGATGGATTTTGCCTGCCTGCGAATGCCTGCGAGCGACTGCTTATCCTCGAAACGGATCACTTTCGCTGGGAAATCGATCGTGAACGGTTGGTGCTCCAGCACTTTTATAGCGATGATACCGTCGATCCCGCCGAGGTTCGCATCCAGGAAGCTCACTTCCTGCACGGCGTTTTTCAACGGCCCGAACTCAAAATTCCGGACTTCATACAGGTCGATATCGAGCCGTTCGCCGGTGGCCCTGAACCCGGTGTATCCGCCGTCTTCCTTCCTGGTATTTTTCAGCTTGTCGAAAAAGGTTTTGGTAAAGACGGTCAGCCCCGCGCCGGTATCGAAGATAAAATTGCCTTCTATCCCATCTACTTTGGCTTTCACGAGCAAATGGCCGGATTCGAGCAATTGGAAGGGAATTTCATTGGCGGCGGGTAGGGCTTTGGCCGAAATGAATACACAGGCGAAGAGGAACGCCAGGAAGCACGGTTTCATAAGCTAAAAAATTTGCGTGAAGATAAGGAAATGTAGAAAACGGGGGCATGAGCCTGGACTTAACATTGCGGTAATATGGGACGATTTCCTTTGCAGGATGAAATACATCTTCCTGATTGGGATGCTATTTGCCGCCGCTCCCCTTTCCGCCTGGCCACAAACACCGGGCGAGGCCGTTGTTATGCCGGCACCCGGCGCCACACCTGGCTTCCCTGCACTGAAGGATTCCCTGGAACAAGCCCTTTCCCGCAAAGATCCTATCGCCGCCGCAGGGATCCTCAGCCGGATGGGCGACGCCTGCTATCACCTCGGGTACTACCCCCAGGCCCTCGACTACCACCTGCAGGCCGGGAAGCTTTACCGCAAAGAGCAGCAGTGGACATCGCTCGCCCAAAACCTCAACGACATCGGCACCTTATATTATTACAGCCGCCAACCACAGGAAGCCCGCCGCCAATACGATGAAGCCCTCGCCCTTTATACCCGCGCCGGCAACTTCAACGGCATGGCCCAAACTATCGGCCGCGTCGGCCACCTCTGCGAAAAACGCGAAGATTACGATTCCGCCGCGTTTTACCAGCACAAAGCCCTCGCCCTCTTTACCCGCACGGCTGACCAACAGGGCATCGCCAAGATATACGAAAACCTGGGCAGCATCCACGAAGACCTCGAACAATACGACTCCGCCTATCATTACTTCAACAAATCCCTGGCGCTCAATCTCCATATCCAGGACCGCCTCGCCACCATCGAGATTTACAACAACCTGGGCGACATCCTCCGCAAAACCAACCGTTTCGCCGAAAGCCTTGCCTATACCCGCAACGCGCTGGAACTGGCGCTTGCCACCCGGGAAGAATACCAGCTCAGCAGCGCCTACCGCGATATGGCCCGCGCCTATCACCTGATGGGCCGCAACGACAGCGCCTTCCATTACGGCGAGCTCAGCCGCGAAAGCCTCCTGAATATCTATTCCCGCGAAAGCGGCAAACAACTTTCCGTCATCCAGGCCATGTACGATACCGGGAAAAAAGACCTGGAGATCGTCCGCCTCCGGAACGCCCGCAACACCGCCATCTTCCTCGTGATCGGCGCGCTCCTGCTCGTTACCCTCGGCGCGCTGGTGATTTCCCGGCAACGGTTGCGCATCCGCAACGCCGCCCTCCTCCGGATGCAGGAGCAGCAGCAATTCAAAACCCGCACCGAATTACTGCAACACCAGGAAGAAAGCCTGAAACAGGAACTCGAAACCCGCTCGAAAGTCCTCAGCGCCCATACCCTTCACATCATCCAGAAAAACCAATTGCTGGAAGATATCCAGCAGAAACTACTGGATATGGTCAATGACGAACGCCGCGACCAGAAAAAACAACTCAAACAACTCCAGCAACTCATCCACCAGAATTTCAACCACGACCAACATTGGGACGAGTTCCGGAGCACCTTCGAACAGATCCACCAATCATTCTTTGATAAGATCAGGGAATATTGCCAGTCGCTCACGCCCGGCGACCTCCGCCTGGTCGCGCTCCTGAAAATGAACCTCAGCTCGGCCGACATCGCCGTGTTGCTGGGGATCTCACAGGATAGCCTCCGCGTGGTAAGGTACCGGCTTCGCAAAAAACTGCAACTCCGCCAGGGGGAAAACCTGACCACTTTCATACAATCGATTTGAGGTTAACACGTCCTTCATGTTACGGTAATAATTCCTTAACAGCCATTTTGTTACGGTAATTTAAACTGATAATCAAATACTTATATGGAATTTGTTCACGCTGTTGCCGGATTGTTTACGTGCCTGTTAACGCTGTTTCCTTTTTGTTTACGGTAGAAATTTGCTGTGGCGGAGGGTTCATGCGCATCTTTGGGTGCCTGGAAAAAAGACGGCCGCTTTCTTCCGGGTGCAAGCAAAACTTAAAAAAGATACCATGAAAAAATTGCTGTCTGTAATGATCCTTTGCTGTTGCAGCATTTGGGCATTTGCACAGGAAACCGGTTTACTGACCGGCCATATTATGGATAAAAACCAGCGGCTCTCCCTCCCCGGCGCCACGCTCCGGCTGAGCCCCGGCAATCACTATACCATCAGCGACCAGCAGGGCCGTTTCGAGTTCCTCAACGTGCCTGCCGGCGCTTACCGGCTGGAGGTGACCTACATCGGCTACGGTAAAATTTCGAAGGATGTGCATATTACCGCCGGGCGCAATCCTGAGCAATCGCTCGCCCTGGAAGCCGGCGGCATCGCAGGGAAAGAAGTGCTCGTAGTGGGCGACAGGCTCCGCGGACAGGCGAAAGCCCTCAATCAGCAGAAAAACAATCCCAATGTGACCAACGTGGTGAGCGCCGACCAGATCGGGCGCTTCCCCGACGGCAATATCGGCGACGCCATCAAACGCATCCCCGGCGTTACCATGCAGAACGACCAGGGCGAGGCGCGCAATATCATCATCCGCGGGCTGGCGCCTCAGCTGAATTCCGTTACCCTCAACGGAGACCGCATCCCTTCCGCCGAAGGCGATAACCGCAACGTGCAGATGGACCTTATCCCCAGTGATATGGTTCAGACCATCGAGCTGAATAAAACCCTCACGCCCGACATGGACGCCGACGCTATCGGCGGATCGGTGAACCTGATGACCCGCGCCGCGCCGAATGGTCCGCGCGTGTCTGCCACGCTGTCGTCCGGCTACAACCCTATCCGTGAGAAGCCAATCTATAACGGCGCCCTCGTGCTGGGGAACCGCTTCTTCCACTCCAAACTCGGCGCCATCCTCAGCGCATCCTACAACAACAACGATTACGGGTCGGATAACATCGAACCTACCTGGAAGAAAGACGATTTCGGGAATGTGTACCTCGAAGAATTGGGTATCCGCCAATACTTTGTGCAACGCGTCCGCAGGAATGCTTCCGCTGCGCTGGATTACAAAATCAATCCCGGCAACACCCTTTATTTCAATGCGATGTATACCTGGCGCGACGACCGCGAGAACCGTTTCGCCTTCAACGCCAAAGACATCGAGCCGGAATACGACGCCAACGACAACATCACCGGCTACACCGGCACACTTACCCGTGAAAACAAAGGCGGTGTGGGTGGCAACCGCGGCAAAAACAGAAGGCTGGAAACGCAGCGCGTGCAGAACTACTCCCTCCGCGGCGATCACCTGCTGAGCCCGAAGGTAGACCTGAACTGGGGCGCGTCGTGGTCAACCGCCAGCGAAAAGAAAGACCGGGAACGGTACATCGAATACGAATATGAAGATGTTCCCCTGACGATGGACATCACCAATCCCCGTCGCCCGCTCGTTACGGCGCCCGGCGCTACAGACGGCGATTACAGCCTTGCTACGCTGACGGAAAACAATGATTTCACGAAAGAAAGCGAGTTGGGCATGAAGGTGAACCTGCGCTTCCCGCTGAGCGTGGTACCCGGGCAGAAAGGGCGTATGCGCGTGGGTGGCCGTCTTCGTTTGAAAGATAAAGAACGGGAAAACGATTTCTTCGAATACGAGCCTCTCAACGAATTTGCACACCTGGACAAAATGCCGGGTTTCCAATGGAACAAACAACCCTTCCAGCCCGGCAACCAATACGTTCCCGGCCGCTTCATCGCCCCTGAATTCCTCGGCGGGCTGGACCTGGGCGACCCCACCCTGTTCGAAAAAACGGCGGATCCATCAGAGTTCCTCGCCGTGAATTACAAAGCCAGGGAATCGATCGTCGCGGGATATCTGCGCTGGGACCAGGATATCACCTCAAGGCTTTCGTTTATCGCCGGCATCCGTTTTGAAAACACCAGCACTAAATACGAAGGAAACGTGGTGGAGGAAGAAGAAACCCTCACCGGCAAGCGCAGCATCAAAAACAGCTATCTCAACATCCTGCCGGGCCTGACTTTCAAATATAACGCCACGGAAGATCTCGTGCTGCGCCTCGCCGCTACCACTTCCCTGGCGCGCCCGAACTATTACGACATTGCGCCATACCTGAACATCGTACAGGAAGACGAGGAAATCAGCGCCGGCAACCCCGCACTGAAAGCAGCTTACGCCACCAACTTCGACTTCATGGCGGAGCAATATTTCAAATCGGTGGGTATTTTGTCGGGGGGCGTGTTTTACAAAAACATCAAAGATTTCATCTACACCTACCGGAACGAACAGTACAACACCGCCGCGTTTGCGGCTGATTTCCCCGGGCAGACCAATCCCATTCCCGTTGATGAAAGCTGGTCGTATACCCAGGCGCGCAACGGCAACAAAGTGAAGGTATACGGGTTTGAAGCAGCGCTGCAACGCCAGCTCGACTTCCTCCCCGGCTTCGCAAAAGGGTTTGGCGTGTACCTGAACTACACATTCACCAGATCCAAAGCCGACGGGGTGTACAACGGCGACGGCGAGAAGCGTAACGGCGTAACGCTACCCGGCACCGCGCCCCACATGTTCAACGCATCGCTTTCTTTCGAGAACAAGATCTTCTCCGCCCGCCTGTCAGGCAACTACGCCGCGGCTTACCTCGATGAGCTGGGCGGCGACGATTTCGAAGACCGTTTCTACGACCGCCAGTTTTTCCTGGACGCCAACGCTTCCGTGAAGCTGACCCGCCAGCTGCGCGTATTCGGCGAGGCGAACAATCTGACCAACCAGCCGTTACGTTACTACCAGGGCATCCGCGAGCGAACCATGCAAGCCGAGTTCTATCGCCCGCGTTTCAACTTCGGCTTCAAATTCGATCTGTAACCTGAACAATTCAATCATGCATCAATTAACGATACTCAGCATAGCCCTGGCATTGGGCGGCGCCGCGTGCAAAGGGCTTGCGCCAGTGGCGGAAAATGCCGTCAAACCCCGGGTAGTGACCCAGCCAACACAACACGACACCGACGATCCCGCCATCTGGATCAACCGGGCGGATACGCTTAAAAGCCTCGTCATCGGTACCGATAAAGATTCCGACGGCGCGCTCTACGCCTTTGACCTCGACGGGAAGATCGTTGGAAGGTCGGAGCCGCTCAAACGGCCCAACAACGTGGATATCGCTTATAACCTGCCGCTTTCCGGCCAGCTGGCCGACATTGCGGTGGCAACGGAGCGCGAAACCAAAAAGATCCGCATCTTCCGCCTCCCCGGCCTCCAGCCCATCGACAACGGCGGCATTCCCGTCTTCGAAAGCGAGGCGCTGGCCGACCCGATGGGCGTGGCGTTGTATACCCGTCCGCACGACTCCGCCATCTTCGTGATCGTGGGCAGGAAGGAAGGTCCTGCCGATGGTTACCTTTGGCAATACCGGCTGTCGGACGACGGTAAAGGCCAGGTAAAAGCGGAGCTGGTGCGGAAGTTCGGGAAATACAGCGGCAAGAAGGAGATCGAGGCGATCGCGGTCGACAACCAGCTGGGGCATGTATATTATTCCGATGAAACGGTGGGTGTGAAGAAGTACTTCGCCGATCCGGACAAGCACGACGATTCGGAGCTGGGGTTCTTCGGCCAGGAGGGTTTTGCTTCCGATCACGAGGGGATTTCGGTGTATCCGACGGGCGACAGCACGGGATATATCATCGTTTCCAACCAGCAGGCGAATTCGTTCATGGTTTTCCGCCGGGAAGGGAAGAATGACTTTTTGGGGAAAGTGCCTGTTTCCACGATTGAAAGCGACGGCTCGGAAATCACGCCGGTGACTTTCGGGGGTAAATTCCCGGGGGGATTATTCGTGGCGATGAGCAACGGCCGGGTGTTCCACTATTACGCCTGGCAGGATCTGTTTGTGCGGTTGAAATAAATTGGTTAAGTAATTCGCTGAAACGGCTGGCATGATTTGTCAGCCGTTTCTTATTGTATCATCTTTTTTCTCCCACGTATCCTGTCCAGCCCAGGATAGCGCGTCGTCAGTTCACATAACCTGCTTCTTTTTTCAACGCCTCCAGGGCATTGACAAGGTACACCAACGGGGCGTTCCAGTTGATGGCAATTTCGTTGGAAGCGTAGGAGCAGTCGTGGTCCACATACGCGGTTTCGATTTCTTTGAAGGGATAGTCGCAGTTGTCCTGCATTTTAATATTCGGTCCGCCTGCGAGGAGCCCCGGCACAGGGTCCTTCACGCCATCGGCGATGGAGGGCCGGTGATGGGGATGCATGGGAGATTTGCCGCCGAAGCCGGTAACGAAGCAGTACCCGGTGGCGTTGCGGCCCAGCAGGTAATCGAGGTTGGACAGGGCGTGATCGAGATATTTCCGGTTTTGGGTGGCCATGTACGCGTACACGAGCATCACGCCCTGGTTGGCGGCGTTGGCGTTACCGCCCCAGTTGAAGTCGCCCGCAGCGCGGCCCATCACGGTGCCGAATGCGTTTTCACCGATCTTATCCAGCAGGGCGTCGGCCAGTTGCACGCGGGATGTTTTTAATGCGGGTGTGGATGCCAGCCTGAAGCGGCTCCATCCGCCCAACATCCCTACTTTCGACCAGGTGGGCAGGGTGGCGTCGTCTGGAACCTTCGACAGGAGGTTTTGGAATTTCCCGCTGCGTAAAGTGAGGTAGAGTTCGGTGATCGCCCAGTTTCTTTCGTCGGAGGCATCCCTGTCGCCATATTCGCCTGTCGTGATGGGTGGTTTGACCCATGCGTTGATGGCTTTCTGGCTGTAACCGTTTTGCACGTCCGGGTGAAGTTCAGTCCATTCCCAGGCACGGACGGCCGCCTGCCGGCAGCTGTCGGCCAATCCGGGGAAGGCTTTACTGAATTTACCGTAGATCCTGGCGCTCATGGCCATCACCGCCGCGAAATCGTATGCGGCGGTCAGGCTTTTCTGGACAACATAGCGCGGGGATTTTGACGCTTCGTG
Above is a genomic segment from Chitinophaga pollutisoli containing:
- a CDS encoding retropepsin-like aspartic protease, translating into MKPCFLAFLFACVFISAKALPAANEIPFQLLESGHLLVKAKVDGIEGNFIFDTGAGLTVFTKTFFDKLKNTRKEDGGYTGFRATGERLDIDLYEVRNFEFGPLKNAVQEVSFLDANLGGIDGIIAIKVLEHQPFTIDFPAKVIRFEDKQSLAGIRRQAKSIPLQLEQSRNKSLTIFAYFMVNDSLRLQCSLDSGAGKDVFRLNAKHLPRLGVDVRDTVNVRKIERKSEFNEQFKSSIYITKLRKLSPDGAPSIQSGPFPVQFVEGLIYDGIMWINWLGQRLTFDLDAPVLLVRE
- a CDS encoding tetratricopeptide repeat protein; the protein is MKYIFLIGMLFAAAPLSAWPQTPGEAVVMPAPGATPGFPALKDSLEQALSRKDPIAAAGILSRMGDACYHLGYYPQALDYHLQAGKLYRKEQQWTSLAQNLNDIGTLYYYSRQPQEARRQYDEALALYTRAGNFNGMAQTIGRVGHLCEKREDYDSAAFYQHKALALFTRTADQQGIAKIYENLGSIHEDLEQYDSAYHYFNKSLALNLHIQDRLATIEIYNNLGDILRKTNRFAESLAYTRNALELALATREEYQLSSAYRDMARAYHLMGRNDSAFHYGELSRESLLNIYSRESGKQLSVIQAMYDTGKKDLEIVRLRNARNTAIFLVIGALLLVTLGALVISRQRLRIRNAALLRMQEQQQFKTRTELLQHQEESLKQELETRSKVLSAHTLHIIQKNQLLEDIQQKLLDMVNDERRDQKKQLKQLQQLIHQNFNHDQHWDEFRSTFEQIHQSFFDKIREYCQSLTPGDLRLVALLKMNLSSADIAVLLGISQDSLRVVRYRLRKKLQLRQGENLTTFIQSI
- a CDS encoding TonB-dependent receptor, which translates into the protein MKKLLSVMILCCCSIWAFAQETGLLTGHIMDKNQRLSLPGATLRLSPGNHYTISDQQGRFEFLNVPAGAYRLEVTYIGYGKISKDVHITAGRNPEQSLALEAGGIAGKEVLVVGDRLRGQAKALNQQKNNPNVTNVVSADQIGRFPDGNIGDAIKRIPGVTMQNDQGEARNIIIRGLAPQLNSVTLNGDRIPSAEGDNRNVQMDLIPSDMVQTIELNKTLTPDMDADAIGGSVNLMTRAAPNGPRVSATLSSGYNPIREKPIYNGALVLGNRFFHSKLGAILSASYNNNDYGSDNIEPTWKKDDFGNVYLEELGIRQYFVQRVRRNASAALDYKINPGNTLYFNAMYTWRDDRENRFAFNAKDIEPEYDANDNITGYTGTLTRENKGGVGGNRGKNRRLETQRVQNYSLRGDHLLSPKVDLNWGASWSTASEKKDRERYIEYEYEDVPLTMDITNPRRPLVTAPGATDGDYSLATLTENNDFTKESELGMKVNLRFPLSVVPGQKGRMRVGGRLRLKDKERENDFFEYEPLNEFAHLDKMPGFQWNKQPFQPGNQYVPGRFIAPEFLGGLDLGDPTLFEKTADPSEFLAVNYKARESIVAGYLRWDQDITSRLSFIAGIRFENTSTKYEGNVVEEEETLTGKRSIKNSYLNILPGLTFKYNATEDLVLRLAATTSLARPNYYDIAPYLNIVQEDEEISAGNPALKAAYATNFDFMAEQYFKSVGILSGGVFYKNIKDFIYTYRNEQYNTAAFAADFPGQTNPIPVDESWSYTQARNGNKVKVYGFEAALQRQLDFLPGFAKGFGVYLNYTFTRSKADGVYNGDGEKRNGVTLPGTAPHMFNASLSFENKIFSARLSGNYAAAYLDELGGDDFEDRFYDRQFFLDANASVKLTRQLRVFGEANNLTNQPLRYYQGIRERTMQAEFYRPRFNFGFKFDL
- a CDS encoding phytase; protein product: MHQLTILSIALALGGAACKGLAPVAENAVKPRVVTQPTQHDTDDPAIWINRADTLKSLVIGTDKDSDGALYAFDLDGKIVGRSEPLKRPNNVDIAYNLPLSGQLADIAVATERETKKIRIFRLPGLQPIDNGGIPVFESEALADPMGVALYTRPHDSAIFVIVGRKEGPADGYLWQYRLSDDGKGQVKAELVRKFGKYSGKKEIEAIAVDNQLGHVYYSDETVGVKKYFADPDKHDDSELGFFGQEGFASDHEGISVYPTGDSTGYIIVSNQQANSFMVFRREGKNDFLGKVPVSTIESDGSEITPVTFGGKFPGGLFVAMSNGRVFHYYAWQDLFVRLK
- a CDS encoding glycoside hydrolase family 9 protein codes for the protein MRTIACLILLLLPVIASRAQESPVRLNQTGFYTAGPKRAAVTGPVASGLFFITTPDGKDTVFRSTLQPEKSSRWSKTIVRMADFSALERKGRFVLRVPGLPPSFPFEIGDAPFRDLAAAALKGYYFQRASMPLEARFAGKWKRPAGHPDTRVLVHASAADAKRPEGTVIASPGGWYDAGDYNKYIVNSGITMYMLLAAYEDFPAYFDKFDINIPESGNGVPDILDEVLYNLRWMLTMQDPNDGGVYHKCTNADFDKMVMPHEASKSPRYVVQKSLTAAYDFAAVMAMSARIYGKFSKAFPGLADSCRQAAVRAWEWTELHPDVQNGYSQKAINAWVKPPITTGEYGDRDASDERNWAITELYLTLRSGKFQNLLSKVPDDATLPTWSKVGMLGGWSRFRLASTPALKTSRVQLADALLDKIGENAFGTVMGRAAGDFNWGGNANAANQGVMLVYAYMATQNRKYLDHALSNLDYLLGRNATGYCFVTGFGGKSPMHPHHRPSIADGVKDPVPGLLAGGPNIKMQDNCDYPFKEIETAYVDHDCSYASNEIAINWNAPLVYLVNALEALKKEAGYVN